GCCGGCCAGCCAGGCTCGCCCAGGGCGTCGAACCCCGCGACCGAATGCTCGTATTCGGCAACTACCAGCACGACGGTTCCGGTCGAGTCTGAATCGACTGATTCGATGCGGGTGGCGATGGGAACGTCGATTGCGCTTTCCAGGGCGTCCCTGGCTCCGTTTGCCTGTCGTGTCGGGACCTCGGCTTCCTGTAAGTCCGCGGTTGCGGTCGAGTGGATGGTCACCGCCTCCAGTGCCCCACGTTCGAGACCGTTGATCGGAGCCATGTCGGACGGCGAGACGCTGAGTGTCGCGAGACCGCCGCCCTGCGGGTAGAACCCCCGGCGCTCGACACTGATCTCGGCGGCAAGGCCAAATCGCCTGAGGAAGAGGAGTTTGACGAACCGGTGGTAGCCGATCGGGGGCGACCACTTGACGTCGGTCCCGCCAGTGGCGGCCACGGAAAACTCGGTATCAGTCGCCATCGCCAGGGGAAGGGCCGCGTCGAAAACCAGCGAAATGCTCCCCGCGGTTCCCACGTCGACCTCGACCTCGCCTCCCACGATCTGCCCCGGTCGGAAGATCACCGTCTCCGAGCCGACTTCAGCCCCCTCGTAGTCTGCGTCGGTGAGGGCCCCGATGATTCGGATCGCTGTAACGTGCTGGGCCCGAAGACCCGGCTGGTCTCGGGCCCCTCGAACGTGGTCGATCCGGACGGGAACGCCTTCCATCGCGGCGAGGGCAACTGCGAGGCGGACGAGCTGCCCGCCGCCCGCTCGTCCGTCGATCCGTTTCATAGCGAGCCTTCGCAGGGCCAACCATTCAACTTGCGGGTGTAATCTCACGAGTGGTCCGAAATCGTTTGTGTGGGCCGCCCCTCCCCATCGTATGGACGACGATTCGTCAGCCCCCGACTGGATCAAATCGGTCCGGGAACATCGTGAAGCGAAATCCCGGGCCTTCGAGTCGGCGGACTCGCCGCTCAGCGAGCCCGCCCAGCAGACCTTCGATGGGCTGGATTTCTTTCCGATCGACGAAAACTATCGGGTGACGGGCCGGTTTGAACCGCTGTCGGACCCGGAATCGGTGTCCCTGGAAGCGACCCGGGGGCCACCGGTGCCCTTCGAGCACGTCGGTCAACTCGGCGTCGAGATCGCGGGCGAACTCCACGTCCTCGCGGTGTATCGGGCCCAGGGGGTCGACGCGCTGCTCGTTCCCTTCCGTGACGAGACGAACGGCGAGGAGACGTGGTCACAGGGCCGGTACCTGAACCTCACCCCGCCCGAAAAAACGGGCCGCGTATCAGTTCGCGTCGATTTCAACCTCGCCTATCACCCGCTCTGTGTCTACGACGAGACTGTCAGTTCGGCGATTCCACCAATCGAAAACGAGATTTCGGCGGCCGTCCGGGCAGGTGAAAAAGGCAGACCGACAGAGGAGTGAGACCGAATCCGAGTTAGGCCGGAACGTCCGCGGCTTCGAGCAGTTCCTGGTACCGATTTCGGATGGTTACCTCGGAGACGTTCGTGACCTCGCTGACCTCGCTCTGGGTGACCCGGCGGTTGGTCAATAGGGACGCCGCGTAGATCGCTGCTGCGGCCAGACCCACTGGGCTCTTGCCACTCGTGACTCCCTTCTCCTGGGCTGTCGTGAGTAGCTGGCGGGCCCGTCGCTCGACTTCGTCGGCCAGGTCGAGTTCCGAGGCGAACCGGGGCACGTAGCTCGCGGGGTCGGCCGGCTGGACCTCCAGACTGAGTTCGCGGACGATGTACCGGTAGGTCCGCTTGAACTCCATCTCGTCGATCCGGCTCACGTTGGCCATCTCGTCCAGGCTCCGGGGCGTGGACATCTGGCGGGCCGCGGCGTAAAGCGACGCCGTGGCGACACCCTCGATGGAGCGACCGGGGAGCAGGTCCTCCTCCAGCGCTCGACGGTAGATCACGGAAGCAGTCTCTCGTACTTCCTGGGGAAGCCCGAGCGCGGAGCTCATCCGTTCGATCTCGCCCAGGGCCTGTTTGAGGTTGCGCTCCTTCGAGTTCCGGGTGCGGAACCGCTCGTTCCAGGTGCGCAACCGCTGCATCTTCTGGCGCTGGCGCGAGGAGAGGGCCCGTCCATAGGCGTCCTTGTCCTGCCAGCCGATGTTCGTGGAGAGCCCCTTGTCGTGCATCATGTTCGTCGTGGGGGCGCCCACGCGGGACTTCTGGTCCTTTTCGGCGGCGTCGAAGGCTCGCCATTCGGGACCGCGATCGATTTCGTTTTCCTCGACGACCAGTCCGCACTCCGAGCAGACGGTTTCGCCGCGTTCCTCGTCCGTGTCGAGTCGTCCGCCACACTCAGGACAGACGTGCTCGTCGACGGACTCCTCTGTTTCCGATTCCGATTCGTCTACCCGTGTTCGCTGCCGCTCGCCGCTATAGGTTCGGATTGTGGCATCACTCATGGTGGAAGGACGGAGAGGGGTGGGACCGACTCCCCTGTTCCTTACTCCAAGGTAGGACCGAAACCCATATAAGTCTTTTGCAAAAATCGGTCATGATTGTACATACTGTTCTTCGGGGAGGACCGCTCTAACCCGAAAATACTGCCGCTTTTGGACGCCCTAAAAATTGTGCGGGGGTTTACCAAACTACAACACCTCCCTTAAGTTTCCATCGGTGACCTGTCGCTCGCTGTCCTGCGATTCTGTCGGTTTCGATCCCGTAAAATTCAGCCGTCGAGATTCTCGGCGATGCTCGAAAGCGAGTCCTCGGGCCGGCCACTTTCGTAGGTCGCCCGCTCCCCCGGTTTCCGAAGCCCGTACCGGTAGCCAGGTTCCACGATGTCAAATTCCACACTCCGGCCGATTTCGAGCCCACTTGCCTCGACCCACTCGACAAGGGCATTCTCACCAGCGGATCGGTTTCGGGCCAACCGGGGTGTTTCGGCAGCGTGTCGAATGACCGGTGTCCCGTCGTCTCGCTCCTCGATCGGGGCCCGGTACTCCCGGCCGTCGAGGACGAGTCTGATCAGAGACCCAGGTTCCTCGTCCAGATCCCCTGCGATCCGTATTTCCGGACGGGTCGTGCGCCCGCGGCGCTCGATAGTCGCCGATCTGGTCTCGACGGTGGGGTGGTCGTGAGCGATTCGTTCAACCATTATCCGTCCTTGGCCAGCGGACCCGGTGAACGTATCGGTCGAGTCCGTTCCTGGCGGTCGAGCCCGAAGGAAACCGTCATGGGCCCGCCCCCCAAACGAAGGGCCGATGACGAGCGACGAGGCCGCGTTCCTTCGGGCGTCCTGGGTCAACGTCCTGGGGAACGTCGCGAAAATCGCGGTCGAAGGGACGCTGGGGCTCACGTTCGGCAGCCTCGCGCTCGTGGCCGACGCGGCCCACTCGCTGGGGGATCTTCTGGCGAGTCTCGTGGTGTTGATCTGGGGTCGGCTGTCCTTTCGGGGCCCGGACTCGAACCATCCCCACGGTCACGAACGAGTCGAGCCACTGACGGCGCTCTTTGTCGGCGTGACGCTGGTCGGCCTCGCGGTGAAGATCTTCTACGACGCCGTCACGGCACTGCTTGAGGGGCCGCAGATTCGCTTCAGTGTGTTGCTCGTGTTCGGGCTTGCCTTCGCGATCGCCGACATGATTCTGGTCTACTGGTACACTGACCGGGTCAACCAGCGGTTGAATTCCACGGGGCTGAACGCGCTGGCCACCGACGCCCTGAACGACATCTACACGTCTTTTGCCGCAGTGCTAGGGATCTTCGGGGCGGGCGTGGGCATGCCGATCGTCGATCCACTGGCCGGTGGGCTGGTGAGTCTCCTCGTACTCAAGGAGGGACTTGGCATCGCCCGCGAGAACGTGCACTATCTCACCGGTGGCGCGCCCCCACAGCAGGAGATCGAATCGATCAGACAGACCGTCCTCGATCATCCCTCTGTTCACGGCGTCCACGACCTGCGCTGTCACTACGTCGGCACGAGTATCGAGGTCGAACTTCACGCCGAAGTCGAGGGTGACCTCACGCTCGGGGCCGCTCACGACCTCGAGACGGAGCTTCGCGATCGGGTCCTCGAACGGCCCTCGGTCGGGGACGTGCACATTCATCTCGACCCCGAGGGAATGGGCGAATGGCAGGGTTCGAATTGAATCAGGGAAGTGAAAGCCCACCCGCGCTCTCCCAGACGACCACTACCGAGGGCAGCACCAGCACCGACGTGAGATACGAGTACACGATTGCGATGCCGGTGACAAAGCCGAACTGACCGAGAATCGGTGTCACCGCGATGACCAACACTCCGATCCCGGTCGCGGTTGTGAGCATCGACCCGGTCAGGGCGCCGCCGGTCCCGAACACCGTCTCGTCCAGGGCCTCGTGGAGGTTCGTCCCGTCGTACTCGTCGGCGAACCGGTGGGTCATGTGTGCCGAGTAATCGATTCCGAGGCCGATCGCGATCGAGAGGACGGTCGCCGTCATGGCGTTGAACGGGATCCCCAGAGCGCGCATCGTCCCGATGATGAACGACACCGTGAGGACGATCGGCACCAGATTGACGATCCCGAGGGTGGCACTTCCTTCGAGCACCCGATATATGAAAAGCAGGAAGATCGCGGTGAACCCGAGTGCGACGGCCAGACTCCTCACAGCCGAGTCCAGAATGGTGTCCGAAACCGCCTGAAACACGACGATCTGGCCAGTGGCCGTTGCCGAGAGCCGGTACTGGTCGGCCAAGGTCTTCGCGTCTGCAGAGATCTCTTTCTGTGAGGACTCGGCTTCGGTGTCATAGACGATCCGGGCCGAGCGGTAATCCTCGGTCAGGTACTGACTGGCCTCGGCGGCGTAGGGCGAGGCGAATAGTTCGTCGTAAATCGTCGTGAGATCATCATCCGGGACCCCGTCGTCGTTTCGATCGTTCCGTTCAACAAGCGCATCGAACTGTGGGTCGGCCGCGCGATAGTCGTCGATGACGTCGATGATGCTTGTCGCGGCCGCCTGCCGGCCGTCCTGCAGGATCGCGTCCGGTGGGTCACGGTTCACGTGTTCGATCGACTGCAGCGCCGTGTCCCGTCGCATCGAATCCGAGACGTAGACAGTCACCGAGTCCCTGGCAGCACTCTCGAACTCGGCCTCCAGGAAGTTCAGATCGCGAGTCACCGTGTAGGTCTCCGGGGCGAAGGGCTCCGGGAGCGAGGCGAGATAGTCGGGGACCTCCTCGGGCGGGAGGAAGTCCTCCTCGGAGAACGAGGTGTCGATTCCCGTACCGTACGCGCCGGCTGCCAGCCCAGACACGAGTAACACGGCGAGGAAGATCCGGGGCCCTCGTCTGGCGATCACGACGCCCACGTCGAGAGCCGAGCCGAGGACGCTCCCCTCACGGCCGATCGGTGCACTGGCGAAGGTCGGGAACCCGGTGCGCTCCCGATATCGATCGACCTCCAATTTGAGTGCCGGGAGGAAGATGCCGAAGATCAGGAAGGTGAAGATGATCCCGATGGCCGCGATCAGGCCGAAATCACGGAGCGGCGGCAGCGAACTGGTGAGATTCGCGGCGAACCCGATGACCGTCGAGCCAGTCACGATGAAGAAGGCGACGATGAGCTGGCGGGTCATGACGTCCATCGACTCGGCGATTCCCACGCCGGTCACCCGCTCTTCCCGATAGCGATTGACCGAATGGATGCCGAAGTCGATGCCGACCGCTAGCAACAGCGGCGGGACCGCCGTGAGCATCTGCGTGAAGGGGATCCCGGCCAGACCCATGAACCCGAAGGTCCAGACGATCGTCATCACGAGTGCCAAAAGCCCCACCGCCAGATCGAGGGGGTCGCGATAGGCATAGATCAGGAACGTGACGATCAGGAGGATCGCGGCGGGGATCACGAGGATGAGCGAGTCGAAAATCACGCTCGCGAATTCGGCGGAGATGATCCCGGTCCCGAAGACCCGGATGTCACCGCCGCCAGCCTCGACGACTCGCTGGGTTTCGAGCTGGATCGATTGGAGGGGACTGTCGCCGCTCGTGCCGGCCCCGCTTGCCAGTCCGGCCGGCACTTCGTGGGTGATCACGGCGATCGTCGCTCCCGCGGTGGCCGA
This region of Halodesulfurarchaeum sp. HSR-GB genomic DNA includes:
- the rtcA gene encoding RNA 3'-terminal phosphate cyclase — its product is MKRIDGRAGGGQLVRLAVALAAMEGVPVRIDHVRGARDQPGLRAQHVTAIRIIGALTDADYEGAEVGSETVIFRPGQIVGGEVEVDVGTAGSISLVFDAALPLAMATDTEFSVAATGGTDVKWSPPIGYHRFVKLLFLRRFGLAAEISVERRGFYPQGGGLATLSVSPSDMAPINGLERGALEAVTIHSTATADLQEAEVPTRQANGARDALESAIDVPIATRIESVDSDSTGTVVLVVAEYEHSVAGFDALGEPGWPAEDVGEAAAQQFRRFHQATGAVDRHLADQLLPFLARSGGSITTPTLTDHVRSSRTLLETFGYELDIQTDTDRTRISAGSP
- a CDS encoding DUF1684 domain-containing protein, which produces MDDDSSAPDWIKSVREHREAKSRAFESADSPLSEPAQQTFDGLDFFPIDENYRVTGRFEPLSDPESVSLEATRGPPVPFEHVGQLGVEIAGELHVLAVYRAQGVDALLVPFRDETNGEETWSQGRYLNLTPPEKTGRVSVRVDFNLAYHPLCVYDETVSSAIPPIENEISAAVRAGEKGRPTEE
- a CDS encoding transcription initiation factor IIB, with product MSDATIRTYSGERQRTRVDESESETEESVDEHVCPECGGRLDTDEERGETVCSECGLVVEENEIDRGPEWRAFDAAEKDQKSRVGAPTTNMMHDKGLSTNIGWQDKDAYGRALSSRQRQKMQRLRTWNERFRTRNSKERNLKQALGEIERMSSALGLPQEVRETASVIYRRALEEDLLPGRSIEGVATASLYAAARQMSTPRSLDEMANVSRIDEMEFKRTYRYIVRELSLEVQPADPASYVPRFASELDLADEVERRARQLLTTAQEKGVTSGKSPVGLAAAAIYAASLLTNRRVTQSEVSEVTNVSEVTIRNRYQELLEAADVPA
- a CDS encoding cation diffusion facilitator family transporter, which encodes MTSDEAAFLRASWVNVLGNVAKIAVEGTLGLTFGSLALVADAAHSLGDLLASLVVLIWGRLSFRGPDSNHPHGHERVEPLTALFVGVTLVGLAVKIFYDAVTALLEGPQIRFSVLLVFGLAFAIADMILVYWYTDRVNQRLNSTGLNALATDALNDIYTSFAAVLGIFGAGVGMPIVDPLAGGLVSLLVLKEGLGIARENVHYLTGGAPPQQEIESIRQTVLDHPSVHGVHDLRCHYVGTSIEVELHAEVEGDLTLGAAHDLETELRDRVLERPSVGDVHIHLDPEGMGEWQGSN
- a CDS encoding MMPL family transporter is translated as MVDHDAIVEQIAAVVSQRSRTVILVFLVITLLMSAGLGNVSTETGTSQFSEGTDAEAALQDVNREFGPAFAADEGTTQLIQVSENALSKPALLTMLRTQQRLEDRTELRITATRSAASTIATTLDPSARSVEDQIRAVERATPKQIDAAVREATAQPGLTGILSTDFNRESATAGATIAVITHEVPAGLASGAGTSGDSPLQSIQLETQRVVEAGGGDIRVFGTGIISAEFASVIFDSLILVIPAAILLIVTFLIYAYRDPLDLAVGLLALVMTIVWTFGFMGLAGIPFTQMLTAVPPLLLAVGIDFGIHSVNRYREERVTGVGIAESMDVMTRQLIVAFFIVTGSTVIGFAANLTSSLPPLRDFGLIAAIGIIFTFLIFGIFLPALKLEVDRYRERTGFPTFASAPIGREGSVLGSALDVGVVIARRGPRIFLAVLLVSGLAAGAYGTGIDTSFSEEDFLPPEEVPDYLASLPEPFAPETYTVTRDLNFLEAEFESAARDSVTVYVSDSMRRDTALQSIEHVNRDPPDAILQDGRQAAATSIIDVIDDYRAADPQFDALVERNDRNDDGVPDDDLTTIYDELFASPYAAEASQYLTEDYRSARIVYDTEAESSQKEISADAKTLADQYRLSATATGQIVVFQAVSDTILDSAVRSLAVALGFTAIFLLFIYRVLEGSATLGIVNLVPIVLTVSFIIGTMRALGIPFNAMTATVLSIAIGLGIDYSAHMTHRFADEYDGTNLHEALDETVFGTGGALTGSMLTTATGIGVLVIAVTPILGQFGFVTGIAIVYSYLTSVLVLPSVVVVWESAGGLSLP